GTTGTTGCTCCAGCCTACTTCTTGTGCATCTCCCTAGTGACCTTCGTCCTCCAGATCTTTCTCTTCATCCCCAGCATGTTCAGAGATCCTTCCACCACCTCacttctctctcctgctctgctgcatggggccctcttcctcttcctctcagctAATGCCCTGGGCAACTACGTACTTGTGATCCAGAGCTCCCCTGAGGACTTGGGCAAGGGCTTAAACTTGGGCAAAGGAGCCGAAGTGGTGGCGGACTGGCTGGACGGAAGCAGGTCCCCTGGCTCAGCCTTGCCCAGCACTCACTTCTGTAGACTGTGTGCCAGAATCACCCAGAGGCATGACCACCACTGTTTCTTCACAGGGAACTGCATCGGGAGCAGGAACATGCGGAACTTCATCATGTTCTGCCTCTACACCTCCCTGGCTTGCCTCGACTCCCTGGTGGCAGGCATGGCTTACATTTCTGTCGCACTCTCCGTGTCCTTCGCAAATCCACTGGCCTTCCTCACTCTTCTGCCTCATTCCATCAGCCAGTTCTTCTCAGGTAAGAACTCCTTCCTCAGAGATGAGGAgcatgttcctcctcctgggcccctggggtgTGAGGGAGGACATGTTCTTTCCCCAGTAGTGAGGGATTAGGTTGGTAGAGGGAGGAATGGGCAAGAGCAAGAATTATTTGTGTTCAGT
This window of the Dromaius novaehollandiae isolate bDroNov1 chromosome 5, bDroNov1.hap1, whole genome shotgun sequence genome carries:
- the ZDHHC22 gene encoding palmitoyltransferase ZDHHC22 → MLVLRLLNVVAPAYFLCISLVTFVLQIFLFIPSMFRDPSTTSLLSPALLHGALFLFLSANALGNYVLVIQSSPEDLGKGLNLGKGAEVVADWLDGSRSPGSALPSTHFCRLCARITQRHDHHCFFTGNCIGSRNMRNFIMFCLYTSLACLDSLVAGMAYISVALSVSFANPLAFLTLLPHSISQFFSGALLSSEMFVILMLYLWLGIGLACAGFCCHQMLLILRGQTRYQVRKGMVVRARPWRENLREVFGKRWLLGLLIPVLNVGSNYHRQKEK